One Setaria viridis chromosome 7, Setaria_viridis_v4.0, whole genome shotgun sequence genomic region harbors:
- the LOC117864797 gene encoding probable aquaporin TIP5-1, which yields MASSLLAKLKRCVSPPSLRSYFAEFISTFLFVFAAVGSAISARMVTALDGGTASDAASLVATAVAQAFGLFAAVLIAADVSGGHANPAVTFAFAIGGHIGVPSAIFYWASQMLGSTFACLVLHYISAGQAVPTTRIAVAMTGFGAAIIEGVLTFMLVYTVHVAGDLRAAAGGKRGFADTALGALAVGLVAGALVLSAGPLTGASMNPARSFGPAVVSGNYKNQAVYWAGPMIGAAVAALAHQILAGAPDAAAAGSSSSCHGNVETVVV from the exons ATGGCGTCCAGCCTCCTGGCCAAACTGAAGCGCTGCGTGTCGCCGCCGTCCCTCCGCTCCTACTTCGCCGAGTTCATCTCCACCTTCCTCTTCGTGTTCGCTGCCGTCGGCTCCGCCATCTCCGCCC GGATGGTGACGGCGCTCGACGGCGGCACCGCCTCCGACGCGGCGTCCCTGGTGGCCACCGCCGTGGCGCAGGCGTTCGGGCTCTTCGCGGCGGTGCTGATCGCGGCCGACGTCTCCGGCGGGCACGCCAACCCCGCCGTCACGTTCGCCTTCGCCATCGGCGGCCACATCGGCGTCCCCAGCGCCATCTTCTACTGGGCGTCGCAGATGCTCGGCTCCACCTTCGCCTGCCTCGTCCTCCACTACATCTCCGCCGGCCAG GCCGTGCCGACGACGAGGATCGCGGTGGCGATGACCGGGTTCGGCGCCGCGATCATCGAGGGCGTGCTCACGTTCATGCTGGTGTACACGGTGCacgtcgccggcgacctccgcgCGGCCGCTGGCGGCAAGCGGGGGTTCGCGGACACGGCGTTGGGCGCGCTGGCCGTCGGGCTGGTGGCGGGCGCGCTCGTGCTGTCGGCGGGTCCGCTGACGGGCGCGTCCATGAACCCGGCGCGCTCGTTCGGGCCGGCCGTCGTCAGCGGGAACTACAAGAACCAGGCCGTGTACTGGGCCGGGCCCATGATCGGCGCGGCCGTCGCGGCGCTGGCGCACCAGATCCTGGCGGGGGCCCcggacgccgctgccgccgggtcgtcgtcgtcgtgccaCGGGAACGTGGAGACGGTGGTGGTGTGA
- the LOC117865989 gene encoding uncharacterized protein, with the protein MVVYVVHTRRERRGGRAGEGSSAMSKNLVRLASRAVKPAIPSGAGGRSLSRAGGGRPLRATSPPPPSSISGCTASWESRSLRRDGEEDWEEVVAAGARPGIAGFRGEATEEHGVVFGAPPTDDEVCAAVASIKQVFEKPSDVDSDAPELTLALPMSGHPSCGLIVNHFALDSGASEVGSDEWTEPAMLVRNSSALLTKEHGSVLDALRLLHEDPSVQKMVMALSKDKAVWHAVMENEVVQEFKRSFQDAKETDLNGRSTAPPGFMMWVLENTQAKIKEFLEKILGLVNMLFQSGDKDYDMSDDIVRMSFMLSVFVFIVVTIARIH; encoded by the exons ATGGTTGTGTACGTCGTCCACACGAGGAGAGAGCGGCGGGGTGGGAGAGCCGGCGAGGGATCATCGGCGATGAGCAAGAACCTCGTCCGCCTTGCTAGCCGCGCCGTCAAGCCAGCCATCCCCTCCGGCGCAGGCGGCCGCTCACTTTCGCGCGCCGGGGGCGGCCGCCCGCTGCGCGCCacgtcgccgcctcccccgtcTTCGATCAGCGGCTGCACCGCGTCCTGGGAGTCCCGCTCGCtgcgccgcgacggcgaggaggactGGGAGGAGGTCGTCGCAGCGGGGGCGAGGCCTGGTATTGCCGGCTTCCGCGGGGAGGCCACGGAGGAGCATGGGGTTGTGTTCGGGGCCCCGCCTACCGACGACGAGGTCTGCGCCGCCGTTGCCAGCATCAAGCA GGTGTTTGAGAAACCTTCTGATGTGGATTCTGATGCGCCTGAGCTAACGCTTGCGCTGCCCATGTCAGGGCACCCTTCGTGTGGATTAATTGTTAATCATTTTGCTCTAGATTCTGGTGCATCTGAGGTCGGATCAGATGAGTGGACTGAACCTGCTATGCTCGTTCGTAACTCAAGTGCTCTTTTGACAAAGGAACACGGGAGTGTACTGGATGCACTCCGCCTATTGCATGAAGACCCTTCGGTTCAG AAAATGGTTATGGCCTTGTCAAAAGATAAGGCTGTATGGCATGCTGTGATGGAGAACGAGGTGGTACAAGAATTCAAGAGATCCTTCCAGGATG CCAAGGAAACTGATCTCAATGGACGGTCTACTGCTCCTCCTGGATTCATGATGTGGGTCCTGGAAAACACCCAAGCGAAAATCAAGGAATTCCTTGAGAAAATACTTGGGCTCGTGAACATGCTCTTCCAATCCGGGGACAAGGACTACGATATGTCTGATGATATAGTGAGgatgtccttcatgctctctGTGTTTGTCTTCATCGTGGTCACTATTGCTCGTATACACTGA
- the LOC117865991 gene encoding aquaporin TIP2-3, giving the protein MVKLAFGSFGDSFSAASLKAYVAEFIATLLFVFAGVGSAIAYSQLTKGGALDPAGLVAIAIAHAFALFVGVSMAANISGGHLNPAVTFGLAVGGHITILTGIFYWVAQLLGASVACLLLKFVTHGQAIPTHGVSGISEVEGVVMEIVITFALVYTVYATAADPKKGSLGTIAPMAIGFIVGANILAAGPFSGGSMNPARSFGPAVAAGNFAGNWVYWVGPLIGGGLAGLVYGDVFIASYQPVGQQEYP; this is encoded by the exons ATGGTGAAGCTTGCATTTGGAAGCTTCGGCGACTCTTTCAGCGCGGCGTCCCTCAAGGCCTATGTCGCCGAGTTCATTGCCACGCTCCTCTTCGTGTTCGCCGGCGTCGGCTCCGCCATCGCCTACT CGCAATTGACAAAGGGCGGGGCCCTCGACCCTGCCGGCCTGGTTGCCATCGCCATCGCCCATGCGTTCGCTCTCTTCGTCGGCGTCTCCATGGCCGCCAACATCTCCGGCGGGCACCTGAACCCCGCCGTCACCTtcggcctcgccgtcggcggccacATCACCATCCTCACCGGCATCTTCTACTGGGTCGCCCAGCTGCTTGGCGCCTCCGTGGCGTGCCTCCTCCTGAAGTTCGTCACCCACGGGCAGGCCATCCCAACGCACGGCGTCTCCGGCATCAGCGAGGTCGAGGGCGTGGTGATGGAGATCGTGATCACCTTCGCGCTGGTGTACACCGTGTACGCCACCGCTGCCGACCCGAAGAAGGGGtccctcggcaccatcgcccCCATGGCCATCGGCTTCATCGTCGGCGCCAACATCCTGGCAGCCGGCCCCTTCAGCGGCGGCTCCATGAACCCAGCCCGCTCCTTCGgccccgccgtggccgccggcaACTTCGCCGGCAACTGGGTCTACTGGGTCGGCCCGCTCATCGGCGGCGGCCTGGCCGGGCTTGTCTACGGCGACGTGTTCATCGCCTCCTACCAGCCGGTTGGCCAGCAGGAGTACCCATGA